The Phaeacidiphilus oryzae TH49 region TCGATGACCATCAACGCCACCGCCATGTGGCTGCTGGCGCTCTACCAGGCGGTCGCCGAGGAGCAGGGCGCGGACGTCGCCAAGCTCACCGGGACGGTGCAGAACGACATCGTCAAGGAGTACCTCTCCCGGGGGACGCACGTGTTCCCGCCCGGGCCCTCGCTCCGGCTGACGACCGACACCATCGCCTACGCGGTGGCGAACATCCCCAAGTGGAACCCGATCAACATCTGCAGCTACCACCTCCAGGAGGCCGGGGCCACCCCGGTCCAGGAGCTGGCGTACGCGATGTGCACGGCGATCGCCGTGCTGGACGCGGTCCGCGACTCCGGGCAGGTGCCCGAGGAGCGGATGGGCGACGTGGTCGGGCGGATCTCCTTCTTCGTCAACGCGGGCGTCCGCTTCGTCGAGGAGATGTGCAAGATGCGGGCCTTCACCCGGATCTGGGACCGCGTCACCTTCGAGCGCTACGGCGTCCGGGACGAGAAGCAACGTCGTTTCCGGTACGGGGTGCAGGTCAACTCGCTGGGGCTGACCGAGGCCCAGCCGGAGAACAACGTCCAGCGGATCGTGCTGGAGATGCTCGCGGTGACACTGTCCAAGGACGCCCGCGCTCGTGCCGTCCAGCTCCCGGCCTGGAACGAGGCCCTGGGCCTCCCCCGGCCGTGGGACCAGCAGTGGTCGCTGCGGATCCAGCAGGTGCTGGCCTACGAGTCCGACCTGCTGGAGTACGGGGACCTCTTCGAGGGCTCCAAGGTCGTCGAGGCCAAGACCGAGGAGCTGGTCGAGGGCGCCGAGGAGGAGATCGAGCGGGTGCTGGAGATGGGCGGGGTCATCCCGGCCGTCGAGTCCGGCTACCTCAAGGCGCAGCTGGTCTCCTCGCACGCGGAGCGGCGGGCCCGGATCGAGTCCGGCGAGGACACCGTGGTCGGCGTCAACGCCTTCACCGGCACCGAGCCCAACCCGCTGACCGCGGACCTGGACGCCGCGGTCCAGCAGGTCGACCCGGCGCACGAGAAGGCGACCGTCGAGGCCCTGCAGCGCTGGCGCAAGGAGCGCGACCCGTCCGCGGTCGCCGACGCGCTCGGCGACCTCAAGCGGGCGGCCGCGACCGAGCAGAACCTCATGCATTGGACGCTGGCCTGCGTGAAGGCCGGGGTGACCACCGGCGAGTGGGCGCAGGCGCTGCGCGAGGTGTTCGGCGAGTACCGGGCGCCGACCGGCGTCTCCTCGGCCCCGGTGGCCGTCTCCGCGGAGACCGACGCCGAGCTGGCCGAGGTGCGGGAGGCCGTACGGGCGACGGCGGAGGAGCTGGGGGTCGGCGCGCTGCGGCTGCTGGTCGGCAAGCCGGGCCTGGACGGCCACTCCAACGGCGCCGAGCAGATCGCCGTGCGGGCGCGGGACGCCGGCCTGGAGGTCGTCTACCAGGGCATCCGGCTGACCCCCGAGCAGATCGCGGCGGCGGCCGTGGCCGAGGACGTCCACTGCGTCGGCCTGTCCATCCTCTCCGGGGCACACGCCGAGCTTGTGCCGGACGTCATACGGCGCCTGCGGGCGGCCGGAGGGGAGGATGTGCCCGTGGTGGTCGGCGGCATCATCCCGGCCGCGGACGAGCGGGCCCTGATCGCCGAGGGGGTGGCGGCCGTGTTCACCCCCAAGGACTTCGGCATCACCGCGATCATCGGCCGGATCGTCGACCACATCCGCGCCGCGAACCAGCTGGCGCCGTACGCGAAGCGAAAGGAAGCCCACGCAGCATGACTGCTTCGAACGAGACCGCTGAGGGCGTGAGCCGGCTC contains the following coding sequences:
- a CDS encoding protein meaA — its product is MTDRQTGRERERDRPWLMRTYAGHSTAAASNALYRRNLAKGQTGLSVAFDLPTQTGYDPDHILARGEVGRVGVPVSHLGDMRALFDGIPLEKTNTSMTINATAMWLLALYQAVAEEQGADVAKLTGTVQNDIVKEYLSRGTHVFPPGPSLRLTTDTIAYAVANIPKWNPINICSYHLQEAGATPVQELAYAMCTAIAVLDAVRDSGQVPEERMGDVVGRISFFVNAGVRFVEEMCKMRAFTRIWDRVTFERYGVRDEKQRRFRYGVQVNSLGLTEAQPENNVQRIVLEMLAVTLSKDARARAVQLPAWNEALGLPRPWDQQWSLRIQQVLAYESDLLEYGDLFEGSKVVEAKTEELVEGAEEEIERVLEMGGVIPAVESGYLKAQLVSSHAERRARIESGEDTVVGVNAFTGTEPNPLTADLDAAVQQVDPAHEKATVEALQRWRKERDPSAVADALGDLKRAAATEQNLMHWTLACVKAGVTTGEWAQALREVFGEYRAPTGVSSAPVAVSAETDAELAEVREAVRATAEELGVGALRLLVGKPGLDGHSNGAEQIAVRARDAGLEVVYQGIRLTPEQIAAAAVAEDVHCVGLSILSGAHAELVPDVIRRLRAAGGEDVPVVVGGIIPAADERALIAEGVAAVFTPKDFGITAIIGRIVDHIRAANQLAPYAKRKEAHAA